In Grus americana isolate bGruAme1 chromosome 4, bGruAme1.mat, whole genome shotgun sequence, one genomic interval encodes:
- the NPY5R gene encoding neuropeptide Y receptor type 5 isoform X3: protein MLRPEFRDCKMDLGFKDRNNRTPTKNTSATTKNFSAWEDYKSSVDDIQYFLIGLYTLISLAGFTGNLLILTALLKRKQKTIINILIGHLAFSDILVVLFCSPFTLTSVLLDQWKFGTIMCHVMPFLQCASVLVSTLMLISIAAVRYRMIKYPLAGNLTAKQGYFLIVTVWALGFAICSPLPVFHRIVDLSKTLNLEALENRLLCIESWPSDSYRIAFTIALLFMQYILPLVCLTASHTSVCRSIGSRLSNKENKFEEKEMINLTLHPSKSTGTRVQPSSRARWSCAFGRKHHRRYSKKTSSVMPAISRHHRDTHSRDLPETSGTEKSQLSSSSKFIPGIPICFEMKPEENTEVRDMITVSRSIIRIKTRSRRVFCRLTVLILVFGFSWMPLHLFHIVTDFNATLISNRHFKLVYCICHLLGMMSCCLNPILYGFLNNSIKADLMSLIPCCQIP from the exons ATGCTGCGTCCTGAATTCCGG GACTGTAAAATGGATTTAGGATTCAAAGACCGTAACAACAGGACACCTACCAAGAACACCTCTGCTACTACAAAGAATTTTTCTGCCTGGGAAGATTATAAGAGTAGTGTTGACGACATACAGTACTTTCTTATTGGGCTGTACACGCTTATAAGTCTGGCCGGCTTTACGGGAAATCTGCTTATACTAACGGCTCTACTAAAGCGCAAGCAGAAGACCATAATAAACATCCTGATTGGCCACTTGGCCTTTTCTGACATCTTAGTTGTGCTGTTTTGTTCACCTTTCACACTGACATCCGTCCTGCTTGACCAATGGAAGTTTGGCACTATCATGTGCCACGTAATGCCCTTCCTCCAGTGCGCATCAGTTCTAGTTTCAACTTTAATGTTAATTTCTATTGCTGCAGTCAGGTACCGTATGATAAAATATCCCCTTGCTGGCAATTTAACAGCAAAACAAGGCTATTTCTTGATAGTGACCGTTTGGGCCCTTGGCTTTGCCATTTGCTCCCCTCTGCCAGTTTTCCACAGAATTGTGGACCTCAGCAAAACCCTGAATTTAGAGGCACTGGAGAACAGGCTTTTGTGTATTGAGTCATGGCCTTCCGATTCCTACAGGATCGCCTTTACCATAGCCTTACTGTTCATGCAGTATATATTGCCGCTGGTGTGTTTAACCGCTAGTCACACCAGCGTCTGCAGGAGCATAGGTTCCAGACTGtcaaacaaggaaaacaagtttgaagaaaaggagatgaTAAACCTAACACTTCATCCCTCTAAGAGTACCGGCACGCGGGTGCAGCCCTCCAGCCGTGCCAGATGGAGCTGCGCCTTTGGCAGAAAGCACCACAGAAGATACAGTAAAAAGACTTCAAGCGTGATGCCAGCTATTTCAAGGCATCATCGGGATACTCATTCCAGAGACCTCCCAGAAACCTCTGGCACAGAAAAAAGCCAGCTCTCTTCCTCCAGTAAATTCATCCCTGGGATACCTATCTGTTTTGAGatgaaaccagaagaaaatacagaggtCCGGGACATGATTACCGTATCCCGATCCATCATCAGAATAAAGACAAGATCTAGGAGAGTTTTTTGCAGACTGACAGTGCTAATCCTAGTTTTTGGTTTCAGTTGGATGCCTCTTCACCTTTTCCATATTGTGACAGATTTTAATGCCACACTCATTTCtaacagacattttaaattagTATATTGCATATGCCATTTACTGGGTATGATGTCCTGCTGCTTGAATCCCATCCTCTACGGGTTCCTTAACAACAGCATAAAAGCTGATTTAATGTCCCTTATTCCGTGCTGCCAAATACCATGA
- the NPY5R gene encoding neuropeptide Y receptor type 5 isoform X1, which translates to MNTARGCPPRPALRTRATLRGHFRLPPPPRNLEALAGAGRGAQQDCKMDLGFKDRNNRTPTKNTSATTKNFSAWEDYKSSVDDIQYFLIGLYTLISLAGFTGNLLILTALLKRKQKTIINILIGHLAFSDILVVLFCSPFTLTSVLLDQWKFGTIMCHVMPFLQCASVLVSTLMLISIAAVRYRMIKYPLAGNLTAKQGYFLIVTVWALGFAICSPLPVFHRIVDLSKTLNLEALENRLLCIESWPSDSYRIAFTIALLFMQYILPLVCLTASHTSVCRSIGSRLSNKENKFEEKEMINLTLHPSKSTGTRVQPSSRARWSCAFGRKHHRRYSKKTSSVMPAISRHHRDTHSRDLPETSGTEKSQLSSSSKFIPGIPICFEMKPEENTEVRDMITVSRSIIRIKTRSRRVFCRLTVLILVFGFSWMPLHLFHIVTDFNATLISNRHFKLVYCICHLLGMMSCCLNPILYGFLNNSIKADLMSLIPCCQIP; encoded by the exons ATGAATACCGCCCGGGGCTGCCCGCCTCGTCCCGCGCTACGCACCCGCGCTACGCTCCGCGGCCATTTCcgcctgccgccgccgccgcgaaACCTCGAGGCGCTTGCGGGAGCCGGGAGAGGCGCGCAG CAGGACTGTAAAATGGATTTAGGATTCAAAGACCGTAACAACAGGACACCTACCAAGAACACCTCTGCTACTACAAAGAATTTTTCTGCCTGGGAAGATTATAAGAGTAGTGTTGACGACATACAGTACTTTCTTATTGGGCTGTACACGCTTATAAGTCTGGCCGGCTTTACGGGAAATCTGCTTATACTAACGGCTCTACTAAAGCGCAAGCAGAAGACCATAATAAACATCCTGATTGGCCACTTGGCCTTTTCTGACATCTTAGTTGTGCTGTTTTGTTCACCTTTCACACTGACATCCGTCCTGCTTGACCAATGGAAGTTTGGCACTATCATGTGCCACGTAATGCCCTTCCTCCAGTGCGCATCAGTTCTAGTTTCAACTTTAATGTTAATTTCTATTGCTGCAGTCAGGTACCGTATGATAAAATATCCCCTTGCTGGCAATTTAACAGCAAAACAAGGCTATTTCTTGATAGTGACCGTTTGGGCCCTTGGCTTTGCCATTTGCTCCCCTCTGCCAGTTTTCCACAGAATTGTGGACCTCAGCAAAACCCTGAATTTAGAGGCACTGGAGAACAGGCTTTTGTGTATTGAGTCATGGCCTTCCGATTCCTACAGGATCGCCTTTACCATAGCCTTACTGTTCATGCAGTATATATTGCCGCTGGTGTGTTTAACCGCTAGTCACACCAGCGTCTGCAGGAGCATAGGTTCCAGACTGtcaaacaaggaaaacaagtttgaagaaaaggagatgaTAAACCTAACACTTCATCCCTCTAAGAGTACCGGCACGCGGGTGCAGCCCTCCAGCCGTGCCAGATGGAGCTGCGCCTTTGGCAGAAAGCACCACAGAAGATACAGTAAAAAGACTTCAAGCGTGATGCCAGCTATTTCAAGGCATCATCGGGATACTCATTCCAGAGACCTCCCAGAAACCTCTGGCACAGAAAAAAGCCAGCTCTCTTCCTCCAGTAAATTCATCCCTGGGATACCTATCTGTTTTGAGatgaaaccagaagaaaatacagaggtCCGGGACATGATTACCGTATCCCGATCCATCATCAGAATAAAGACAAGATCTAGGAGAGTTTTTTGCAGACTGACAGTGCTAATCCTAGTTTTTGGTTTCAGTTGGATGCCTCTTCACCTTTTCCATATTGTGACAGATTTTAATGCCACACTCATTTCtaacagacattttaaattagTATATTGCATATGCCATTTACTGGGTATGATGTCCTGCTGCTTGAATCCCATCCTCTACGGGTTCCTTAACAACAGCATAAAAGCTGATTTAATGTCCCTTATTCCGTGCTGCCAAATACCATGA
- the NPY5R gene encoding neuropeptide Y receptor type 5 isoform X4: MDLGFKDRNNRTPTKNTSATTKNFSAWEDYKSSVDDIQYFLIGLYTLISLAGFTGNLLILTALLKRKQKTIINILIGHLAFSDILVVLFCSPFTLTSVLLDQWKFGTIMCHVMPFLQCASVLVSTLMLISIAAVRYRMIKYPLAGNLTAKQGYFLIVTVWALGFAICSPLPVFHRIVDLSKTLNLEALENRLLCIESWPSDSYRIAFTIALLFMQYILPLVCLTASHTSVCRSIGSRLSNKENKFEEKEMINLTLHPSKSTGTRVQPSSRARWSCAFGRKHHRRYSKKTSSVMPAISRHHRDTHSRDLPETSGTEKSQLSSSSKFIPGIPICFEMKPEENTEVRDMITVSRSIIRIKTRSRRVFCRLTVLILVFGFSWMPLHLFHIVTDFNATLISNRHFKLVYCICHLLGMMSCCLNPILYGFLNNSIKADLMSLIPCCQIP, translated from the coding sequence ATGGATTTAGGATTCAAAGACCGTAACAACAGGACACCTACCAAGAACACCTCTGCTACTACAAAGAATTTTTCTGCCTGGGAAGATTATAAGAGTAGTGTTGACGACATACAGTACTTTCTTATTGGGCTGTACACGCTTATAAGTCTGGCCGGCTTTACGGGAAATCTGCTTATACTAACGGCTCTACTAAAGCGCAAGCAGAAGACCATAATAAACATCCTGATTGGCCACTTGGCCTTTTCTGACATCTTAGTTGTGCTGTTTTGTTCACCTTTCACACTGACATCCGTCCTGCTTGACCAATGGAAGTTTGGCACTATCATGTGCCACGTAATGCCCTTCCTCCAGTGCGCATCAGTTCTAGTTTCAACTTTAATGTTAATTTCTATTGCTGCAGTCAGGTACCGTATGATAAAATATCCCCTTGCTGGCAATTTAACAGCAAAACAAGGCTATTTCTTGATAGTGACCGTTTGGGCCCTTGGCTTTGCCATTTGCTCCCCTCTGCCAGTTTTCCACAGAATTGTGGACCTCAGCAAAACCCTGAATTTAGAGGCACTGGAGAACAGGCTTTTGTGTATTGAGTCATGGCCTTCCGATTCCTACAGGATCGCCTTTACCATAGCCTTACTGTTCATGCAGTATATATTGCCGCTGGTGTGTTTAACCGCTAGTCACACCAGCGTCTGCAGGAGCATAGGTTCCAGACTGtcaaacaaggaaaacaagtttgaagaaaaggagatgaTAAACCTAACACTTCATCCCTCTAAGAGTACCGGCACGCGGGTGCAGCCCTCCAGCCGTGCCAGATGGAGCTGCGCCTTTGGCAGAAAGCACCACAGAAGATACAGTAAAAAGACTTCAAGCGTGATGCCAGCTATTTCAAGGCATCATCGGGATACTCATTCCAGAGACCTCCCAGAAACCTCTGGCACAGAAAAAAGCCAGCTCTCTTCCTCCAGTAAATTCATCCCTGGGATACCTATCTGTTTTGAGatgaaaccagaagaaaatacagaggtCCGGGACATGATTACCGTATCCCGATCCATCATCAGAATAAAGACAAGATCTAGGAGAGTTTTTTGCAGACTGACAGTGCTAATCCTAGTTTTTGGTTTCAGTTGGATGCCTCTTCACCTTTTCCATATTGTGACAGATTTTAATGCCACACTCATTTCtaacagacattttaaattagTATATTGCATATGCCATTTACTGGGTATGATGTCCTGCTGCTTGAATCCCATCCTCTACGGGTTCCTTAACAACAGCATAAAAGCTGATTTAATGTCCCTTATTCCGTGCTGCCAAATACCATGA
- the NPY5R gene encoding neuropeptide Y receptor type 5 isoform X2: protein MNTARGCPPRPALRTRATLRGHFRLPPPPRNLEALAGAGRGAQDCKMDLGFKDRNNRTPTKNTSATTKNFSAWEDYKSSVDDIQYFLIGLYTLISLAGFTGNLLILTALLKRKQKTIINILIGHLAFSDILVVLFCSPFTLTSVLLDQWKFGTIMCHVMPFLQCASVLVSTLMLISIAAVRYRMIKYPLAGNLTAKQGYFLIVTVWALGFAICSPLPVFHRIVDLSKTLNLEALENRLLCIESWPSDSYRIAFTIALLFMQYILPLVCLTASHTSVCRSIGSRLSNKENKFEEKEMINLTLHPSKSTGTRVQPSSRARWSCAFGRKHHRRYSKKTSSVMPAISRHHRDTHSRDLPETSGTEKSQLSSSSKFIPGIPICFEMKPEENTEVRDMITVSRSIIRIKTRSRRVFCRLTVLILVFGFSWMPLHLFHIVTDFNATLISNRHFKLVYCICHLLGMMSCCLNPILYGFLNNSIKADLMSLIPCCQIP from the exons ATGAATACCGCCCGGGGCTGCCCGCCTCGTCCCGCGCTACGCACCCGCGCTACGCTCCGCGGCCATTTCcgcctgccgccgccgccgcgaaACCTCGAGGCGCTTGCGGGAGCCGGGAGAGGCGCGCAG GACTGTAAAATGGATTTAGGATTCAAAGACCGTAACAACAGGACACCTACCAAGAACACCTCTGCTACTACAAAGAATTTTTCTGCCTGGGAAGATTATAAGAGTAGTGTTGACGACATACAGTACTTTCTTATTGGGCTGTACACGCTTATAAGTCTGGCCGGCTTTACGGGAAATCTGCTTATACTAACGGCTCTACTAAAGCGCAAGCAGAAGACCATAATAAACATCCTGATTGGCCACTTGGCCTTTTCTGACATCTTAGTTGTGCTGTTTTGTTCACCTTTCACACTGACATCCGTCCTGCTTGACCAATGGAAGTTTGGCACTATCATGTGCCACGTAATGCCCTTCCTCCAGTGCGCATCAGTTCTAGTTTCAACTTTAATGTTAATTTCTATTGCTGCAGTCAGGTACCGTATGATAAAATATCCCCTTGCTGGCAATTTAACAGCAAAACAAGGCTATTTCTTGATAGTGACCGTTTGGGCCCTTGGCTTTGCCATTTGCTCCCCTCTGCCAGTTTTCCACAGAATTGTGGACCTCAGCAAAACCCTGAATTTAGAGGCACTGGAGAACAGGCTTTTGTGTATTGAGTCATGGCCTTCCGATTCCTACAGGATCGCCTTTACCATAGCCTTACTGTTCATGCAGTATATATTGCCGCTGGTGTGTTTAACCGCTAGTCACACCAGCGTCTGCAGGAGCATAGGTTCCAGACTGtcaaacaaggaaaacaagtttgaagaaaaggagatgaTAAACCTAACACTTCATCCCTCTAAGAGTACCGGCACGCGGGTGCAGCCCTCCAGCCGTGCCAGATGGAGCTGCGCCTTTGGCAGAAAGCACCACAGAAGATACAGTAAAAAGACTTCAAGCGTGATGCCAGCTATTTCAAGGCATCATCGGGATACTCATTCCAGAGACCTCCCAGAAACCTCTGGCACAGAAAAAAGCCAGCTCTCTTCCTCCAGTAAATTCATCCCTGGGATACCTATCTGTTTTGAGatgaaaccagaagaaaatacagaggtCCGGGACATGATTACCGTATCCCGATCCATCATCAGAATAAAGACAAGATCTAGGAGAGTTTTTTGCAGACTGACAGTGCTAATCCTAGTTTTTGGTTTCAGTTGGATGCCTCTTCACCTTTTCCATATTGTGACAGATTTTAATGCCACACTCATTTCtaacagacattttaaattagTATATTGCATATGCCATTTACTGGGTATGATGTCCTGCTGCTTGAATCCCATCCTCTACGGGTTCCTTAACAACAGCATAAAAGCTGATTTAATGTCCCTTATTCCGTGCTGCCAAATACCATGA